In a genomic window of Anser cygnoides isolate HZ-2024a breed goose chromosome 26, Taihu_goose_T2T_genome, whole genome shotgun sequence:
- the ZNF703 gene encoding zinc finger protein 703, giving the protein MSGAPGGPRPRTPPSRGAAGAPSPRPPPADPLRQASRLPIRVLKMLSAHSGHLLHPEYLQPLSSTPVSPIELDAKKSPLALLAQTCSQIGKPDPPPSSKLNAVAAAGLPAADKEPAARPAALKPPGGDAPPEDKSSFKPYSKGGAEPRKEGGADKAGFRVPSAACPPFPPHAAAASPGGSRGASPQHAEPKGAEEKKEPEAAKPSPDGAGGALGRGAAEPGAHGEPPSGRKSEPPALPPAGHVAPVSPYKPGHSVFPLPPSSIGYHGSIVGAYAGYPSQFVPGLDPTKPGLVGGQLPGALGLPGKPPSSSPLTGASPPSFMQGLCRDPYCLSYHSASHLGSSNCSSCVHDPGSLKSGYPLVYPTHPLHSVHTTLSSSGTASLPGHPLYTYGFMLQNDPLPHICNWVSASGPCDKRFATSEELLTHLRTHTALPGAEKLLAGYPTSGLGSAASCHLHLPPAAPGSPNTLPASLSLRSPHTLGLNRYHPYGKSHLPTAGALPVPSLPAAGPYYSPYALYGQRLTSASALGYQ; this is encoded by the exons ATGAGCGGAGCCCCCGGCGGGCCCCGGCCGAGGACCCCGCCGAGCCGCGGAGCCGCGGGCGCCCCGtcgccccggccgccccccgccgaCCCGCTGCGCCAGGCCAGCCGGCTGCCCATCCGCGTCCTGAAGATGCTCAGCGCCCACAGCGGCCACCTCCTGCACCCCGAGTACCTCCAGCCGCTCTCCTCCACGCCCGTCAGCCCCATCGAG CTGGACGCCAAGAAGAGCCCGCTGGCGCTGCTGGCCCAGACCTGCTCGCAGATCGGCAAGCCCGACCCGCCgccctcctccaagctcaacGCCGTGGCCGCCGCCGGGCTGCCCGCCGCCGACAAGgagcccgccgcccgccccgccgcgctcaAGCCGCCGGGGGGGGACGCGCCCCCCGAGGACAAGTCCAGCTTCAAGCCCTACTCCAAGGGCGGCGCGGAGCCGCGCAAGGAGGGCGGCGCGGACAAGGCCGGCTTTCGGGTGCCCAGCGCCGCCTGCCCGCCGTTCCCCCCgcacgccgccgccgcctcgcccggCGGCTCCCGCGGCGCCTCCCCGCAGCACGCCGAGCCCAAGGGCGCCGAGGAGAAGAAGGAGCCCGAGGCGGCCAAGCCCAGCCCcgacggggcgggcggcgcgctggggcgcggggcggccgaGCCCGGGGCGCACGGCGAGCCCCCCTCGGGCCGCAAGTCGGAGCCGCCCGCCCTGCCGCCCGCCGGCCATGTGGCCCCCGTGTCGCCCTACAAGCCCGGCCACTCCGTCTTCCCCCTGCCGCCCTCCAGCATCGGCTACCACGGCTCCATCGTGGGCGCCTACGCCGGCTACCCCTCCCAGTTCGTGCCCGGGCTGGACCCCACCAAGCCGGGCCTGGTGGGCGGCCAGCTGCCGGGCGCCCTGGGGCTGCCGGGGAAGCCGCCCAGCTCCAGCCCGCTCACCggggcctcgccgccctccTTCATGCAGGGATTATGCCGGGACCCGTACTGCCTGAGCTACCACAGCGCCTCGCACCTGGGCTCCAGCAACTGCTCCAGCTGCGTGCACGACCCCGGCAGCCTGAAGAGCGGATACCCCTTGGTGTACCCCACGCACCCCCTGCACTCGGTGCACACCACGCTCTCCTCCAGCGGCACCGCCAGCCTGCCCGGCCACCCCCTCTACACCTACGGCTTCATGCTGCAGAACGACCCCCTGCCCCACATATGCAACTGGGTGTCTGCCAGCGGACCCTGCGACAAGAGGTTTGCCACCTCGGAGGAGCTGCTCACCCACCTACGGACCCACACGGCCCTGCCGGGGGCGGAGAAACTCTTGGCGGGTTACCCTACCTCCGGGCTGGGCTCCGCGGCCTCCTGCCACCTCCAcctcccgcccgccgcccccgggagCCCCAACACGTTACCGGCCTCCCTGTCCTTGAGGAGCCCACACACTTTGGGACTAAACAGGTACCACCCGTACGGCAAGAGCCATTTGCCCACAGCCGGCGCCCTGCCGGTGCCGTCCTTGCCGGCCGCCGGACCTTACTACTCCCCGTACGCGCTCTACGGCCAAAGACTAACTTCAGCTTCTGCACTCGGATACCAGTAA